A part of Phoenix dactylifera cultivar Barhee BC4 chromosome 2, palm_55x_up_171113_PBpolish2nd_filt_p, whole genome shotgun sequence genomic DNA contains:
- the LOC103711820 gene encoding uncharacterized protein LOC103711820 — translation MDLIAYLAKDPEYWDFFAKGGRRPHTSESLTPPPDMISKQRNETSKCNENQRKQRNDTCHGDGTVEFNKKLRWTDSPLILGATLGLHEFVKQILTVCPASVSVHDTEGRNVLQVAILHGQEKIVGIIESMATGMNPVLPSWLFSEIEEKTQNTIVHYAAFETVKENFPATQMQYELQWFERVKRLVRKDLNYSRNEDEKTAKELFNEKHKHMVQEGKRELMEMGKVYSGLVIAVIFASSFSIPGDTDANENPVSLHRTAFKVFSHLYAVGLSFAAAALVCKAHAIHLTFVI, via the exons ATGGACCTTATTGCTTATTTGGCTAAAGATCCTGAATACTGGGATTTTTTTgccaagggaggaagaagaccaCACACGAGCGAAAGCTTAACACCTCCACCAGACATGATCAGCAAACAAAGAAACGAAACTTCGAAATGTAATGAAAATCAGAGAAAACAAAGAAACGACACATGTCATGGAGATGGCACCGTCGAATTTAATAAGAAACTTCGATGGACTGATTCACCTCTAATTCTTGGTGCAACACTTGGCCTTCATGAGTTTGTAAAGCAAATTTTAACAGTATGTCCAGCATCTGTGTCAGTGCATGACACAGAGGGGAGGAATGTCCTTCAAGTGGCAATTCTGCATGGTCAGGAAAAGATTGTTGGGATTATAGAGTCAATGGCCACAGGGATGAATCCAGTCTTACCGTCTTGGTTGTTTTCTGAAATTGAAGAAAAAACACAAAACACCATCGTGCATTATGCTGCTTTTGAAACtgtcaaagaaaattttcctGCCACACAAATGCAATATGAGCTCCAATGGTTTGAG AGGGTGAAAAGATTGGTCCGTAAAGATTTAAATTATAGCCGAAACGAAGATGAGAAAACAGCTAAAGAACTTTTCAACGAGAAACACAAGCATATGGTTCAGGAAGGCAAACGAGAACTGATGGAGATGGGGAAAGTATACTCAGGCCTTGTAATTGCTGTGAtctttgcttctagtttctccATACCAGGCGATACGGATGCTAATGAGAACCCAGTTTCCCTCCATAGGACTGCTTTCAAAGTTTTCTCACATTTATATGCGGTTGGATTGTCCTTTGCCGCTGCAGCTTTG GTATGTAAAGCACATGCCATCCACCTCACTTTTGTCATTTGA